GCCACAAATAAGGCAGAAAACGTGCACTATACGACCTGGTCTCCGGCACCGTCTCCAGCTGCCGACCCATCACCGAAGCCTCATCGTCTCCGAAGCCACATGCGCGGCCCCTGCCACCCACCTGCATGTCCTAATAAGACATATCAACTGAGCGTTTTGCAGATTTATAAACTCCCGCAGGGCAAGGGTTTTTAGGGCATGAAAAAGGACTTCACCCCAACCTTCGAGAAGATTTCAAGTGACCAAACAAGAAATTTTCGAGGAGGGAAGTCCCACTTGTATATTCTCCAACCATCGCTCTTTTCCTTTGAAGACTGGCTAGAAATTGACTCCAGCGATCGTCTGCCCTTGTTCTTTGCTGTCTTGGATTTACAACCCTATGCTTCGAAATTGAGAAAACAGTCACCCCAAGGCGCGAAACCTATGAATCGTGAAGCGATTCTGCGTGCACTGCTGGCTGCTCCGCTTGAAGGAATCTCAACGTTCACAAGGCTTCATGAACGGTTGGCGCGAGATATACGCTTTCGCTACCAGTGTGGGTTTCGAATCGACGAAGCAGCCCCGTCGGTCTCCACACTGAGTCGCGTGTTTTCAGCCGTTGTTGAGTTGGGTCTCGCTGAGAAGCTCTTCATTGACCTGGTCAGTCAATGTAAAGAAGCGAGCATCATCAACGGTCGCCATTTGGCTGTGGACAGTGCCGCCGTGAAGTCCTACGAGAAAAAGCAACCTAAGTCCAAGAGCCAGGAAACGGGCAATGCCAACTGGGGCGCAAAATACGATACCTTTGGCAACAAACTTGCTTGGTTCGGATACAAATTCCACTTGGCTGTGGACACCGCGAGTGAACTGCCAGTTGCTTTGGATGTCACACCAGCGAACGTCTTTGATGGTGAGATGGCGGCGCCATTGCTGGAACACGTCGTGACGACGCACGGTTGGAAAATCGACTTTGTCATGATGGACGCTGGATATGATCAAGTCAAAAACTATGAAACGGTTCGTCAATATGGTGCACAGGCAATTATCGCGATGAACAAGCGCGGTGAAAAAGAACCGCCTGAAGGAATCGCATCGGACGGGACGCCGCGTTGCACGATGGGATATGACATGGTGTATTGGGGTGCAGACGGTGACCGACTAAAGTTTCGCTGCCCGCACGCGGTTGGGAAGGTAGATTGTCCGCTTGGAATCGCGACATGTTCCGAATCCAACTACGGTATGGTGGTCAAAAAGCGGATCACAGAAGATATTCGGCGTTACTGCGCACCACACCGAGGCACGCAGAATTGGAAGCTGTTATACAACGAGCGAACTGCTGTAGAGCGTTGTAACGCAAGGCTTAAGACGAATTTGACGGCGAACGACGTCCATGTCCGAGGCATCCGAAAAGTAAAGACACACATGTTCCTCAACGCGATCGTGTTACTTGCATCGGCACTAGCTGTGAACCATATCGAACGACACAAGAAGACTGCATAAATCAAAACGAGTTGACGTGACGAGAAACGGCGCAAGAATACCAGTATGTGGAATTTAGTTTACTTCCCCTAGGTGTTGTTCCTTTTTCACCTCCACCCAAAACGACCATTCTGCAAAACGCTCAACTGAAAAGCCGCCGGATAAGGTCGGAAAAATACCCTATTCGGCACCCTGGGCCGTGATTTCCGGTGATTTTGCGGGCATAAGGTAGAATTCGTGCGCTAAATGCCCCGAATCCGCTGCAATGCCACAAATAAGGCAGAAAACGTGCACTATGCGACCTGGCCACCGGCACCGCACCCCGGCCACGGGCCCATCACCCTCCGAAGCCACATACGCGCCCCCTGCCACCCAGCCTGCATGTCCTAATAAGACATATCAACTGAAAAGCCGCCGGATAAGGTCGAAAAAATACCCTATTCGCCGGCTTGGGCCCCGATTTCCGCAGATTTTTCGGGCATAAGGTAGAATTCGTGCACTAAATGCCCAGAATCTGCAGCACTGCCACAAATAAGGCAGAAAACGTGCACTATGCGGCCAGGTCCCCGGCACGGCCCCCGGCTCCCGGCCCAACCGTCTCCGAAGCCACATACGCGCCCCCTGCCACCCACCTACATGTCCTAATAAGACATATCAACTGAAAAGCCGCGGGATAAGGTCGAAAAAATACCCTATTCGCCGCCTTGGGCCCCAATTTCCGCAGATTTACCGGGCATAAGGTAGAATTCATGCACTAAATACCCCGAATCCGCTGCAATGTCACAAATAAGGCAGAAAACGTGCACTATGCTGCCGGGTCGGGGCTCGGGTCCCCTGCGCTTCCTGCACCACGCGACCAGGTCTCCCGCACCCCCTGCACTACGCTGCCTGGCCCTTGGCACTGCGCCCCGCCCCACCGCCCCCGGCCTCCGTCACATTTCTTTCACCTCATCGGACATTGCAATTGCTACAGTGGAATCGTAAGGTAGGCTACAGGTACACATTGAACGTGATTGTTTGGCAGAGCAGATAGAGAGGGAGTGGGCGTGTGAAGCTTGAGGGGAAGCGGATCGTTGTGGCGGCGGATCGGAGAAGTGACGAGATTACAGCATTGGTGGAGAAGTTGGGTGGCGAGGCTGTTCTCAGGCCGCTGCAAGGGACGTCGTACACAGATGAGGCGCTCGTTGTGCGGGAGTTGGAGGAGCTGTTGGATACCGGCGCCGACTGGGTGATTTTCACCACCGGTGTTGGGGCGCAGAAGGTATGGGACATCGCTCAGCGTTGTGGTCGGCTCGAGGCACTGCGGGCGTTTTTGCAGACGGTGCAAATCGCCGCGCGTGGGCGCAAGACCACCAAATTCCTGGTCGATCACGGCATCGAACCAGACGCCCGCGACGACGATGGGACGACGTACGGCGTGTTGCGGGCCCTGGAACCGTTCGATGTGGCGGGGAAGCGGGTGGTGGTGCAACTGCATGGCGACCTGCCTAAGTCGTTGGATACGTGGTGTGTCGAACAGCGCGCGAATGTGAGCTTCATTCATGCTTATACCTATTTGCCGCCGGAAGCGGATGTACTAGAGGCGCTGTTGATGGACATTGTCCATCGCCGAGTGGATGCTGTGACATTTACCAGTGCGCAGCAGGTTCGCTTTCTATTCGATTACGCGGCGAAGGAAAATCAGGTGGATGCAGTGGTGGCTGGCTTCGACGAAGTCGTCGCGACCGCCGTTGGAAAAGTGACTGCGGAGAGCCTCCGGGAGAATGGCGTGCAGCGCATTGTCGCACCAGAGGAGGAGCGTATGGGCGCGATGATTGTCGCGTTGATGCGGTACTTTGAAGGGGAATCTCTAAAGTAGGGATACGTTGGAAAATCGGTGATCAGTCTTCGTCCGCCGACGGTGTTAGGCGGGCGTTTGTCTGTTGTAGACGCCTACTAGGTAGACACATAGGGTGGCCCTGCGCGGATGTCGTGGCACGTACGGGATCCTTAGGTGTACGCGCGTGTGGGAGATATTGTAGTGGCGTCGACGGCCAGATTATAGGGAACACACACGGATACTATAGACGTTCGGGGGGCATTTGCATTGCAGGTGAAGCGTTGCACATTACATAGATTACGTATGCCGCTGCGACAGCCGACGCGCACGTCGTACGGGGTACATACGGGTAGGGATCTGATTATTGTCGAATTGGAGACGACGGCGGGTGCACGCGGGGTGGCGGAGTGTGTCGCGATGCGGGAACCCACGTATACCGAGGAGACGGTGGAGACCGCCTGGCACGTGTTGCGGGACTTCTTGGTTGGCCGTCTGCGGGGTCAGGTGTTTCATTCGGTAGCTCATCTCGATCGATTTGCGGATAGCCTACTGGCTATCCGAGGCAATGCGATGGCGCGCGCTGGTCTCGAAATGGCCGTTTGGGATGCGTTTGCGGCTGAGACGGAGACGCCGCTGTACCAGTTGCTCGGCGGTCAGGAGCGGGACGTGCCCGTCGGTATCAGCCTAGGTATGGAGGACTCTGTCGATGCGCTCGTCGAGCGGGCGCAGGCGGCAAATCGCGCTGGCTATCAGCGCATCAAACTGAAGGTTGCGCCGGGTGAGGACTTGTTGCCGCTCCGGGCGCTGCGCGACGCGCTGCCCGACTTGCCGTTGATGGCTGACGCGAATAGTGCCTATCAGGATGCCCCAGAATCCACTTTTGCCGAGTTGGACGAATTGTCGCTGATGATGATTGAGCAGCCGCTCTCGCCTGACGATTTGGTCGATCACGCCCGGCTCCAGCACCGCATTCAGACCCCCATTTGCCTCGACGAAAGTATCCGATCCGCCGCGGACGTCCGTCGCGCCGCTGAAATTGGTGCATGTGGCGTCATCAACTTAAAACCCGGCCGCGTCGGCGGTTTTACGCAGTCGCGCCGCGCCCATGATCAGGCGTGTGCGCACGGACTCGGGTTGTGGTGCGGCGGGATGTATGAGACGGGTATCGGTCGCTTGCACAACATCGCGCTCTGCAGTTTGCCCGGGTTTCAGTTGCCGACGGATGTGGGGCCGAGTGATCGGTATTTTGTCGAGGATATCGTCCAGCCTCCAGTACGCTTCTCCCGCCCTGGTTTTTTGCGGGTGGAGGCGATGTGTGGTGTGGCTGAGCGCGTCGACTGGCGGAGTCTACAGCGGTATACGGTGCACTCGGAGCACATTGACTTTTGACGAAGCCAGAATTTACAACAGGAATTTTGCCGAATGACGTCGAATTTCATTAGGTGGATTAGAATTCGGCGTTTCTTGTTACTGGGCGGGTTCTCGTTCGACACCGAAACATTCGAGTAGAGGAGTTTGATTGCACAGTGATAGAAATGCAGGATGTCTGGAAGGAATACCCCAACGGCACCTCTGCGTTGAATGGAATTTCTGTTCACATTCAAAAGGGTGAGTTCGTATATGTCGTCGGACCCAGTGGGGCCGGTAAGTCTACATTTATCAAATTGATGTATCGCGAGGTTCGCCCAACAAAGGGGCATATCTTCGTCAACGGATTTAACATTGAGCGTTTGAAGGACAGGAAGATTCCGTTGCTGCGGCGCAGTATCGGCGTCGTGTTTCAGGATTTTAAGTTGCTGCCGAAACTGACTGCGGCCGAGAACGTCGCGTTTGCGCTGGAGGTCATCGGGTTGAGCCAGCGCCAAATCCGGCGTCGCGTGGAGGATGTGCTCACGCAAGTGGGGCTCGAAGACAAGATGGACATGCTCCCGTCGCAATTGTCGGGTGGGGAGCAGCAGCGGGTGGCGGTGGCGAGATCGCTTGCCAACAACCCTGCCGTGATTATCGCTGACGAACCCACTGGCAATCTGGACCCGGACACCTCTTGGGGGATTATGCGCTTGTTTCAGCGCATTAATGACCGGGGGACGACGATTGTGATGGCGACACACAACCGGGATATTGTGAACTCGCTGCGTCGCCGCGTGATCGCGATTGAACAGGGGATCATCGTTCGCGACGAACAGAAGGGGCTATATGGATATGATGAGTAAAATCCTGCGTCACCTCCGCGAGGGGTTCCGGAACGTCTTGCGCAATGGGTGGATGACATTCGCCTCGGTCAGCGCCGTGACGGTGACACTTGCCGTCCTGGGTCTGACGCTGATTTTGGCGATGAACGCACAGCAAATGTCGAAATATGTGACCAACCAAGTTCAGGTACAGGCGTATATGCACCCGAGTGCCTCAGAACAAGCAGGGGAGCAGTTGGCGCAGAAACTTC
Above is a genomic segment from Alicyclobacillus acidoterrestris containing:
- a CDS encoding transposase encodes the protein MYILQPSLFSFEDWLEIDSSDRLPLFFAVLDLQPYASKLRKQSPQGAKPMNREAILRALLAAPLEGISTFTRLHERLARDIRFRYQCGFRIDEAAPSVSTLSRVFSAVVELGLAEKLFIDLVSQCKEASIINGRHLAVDSAAVKSYEKKQPKSKSQETGNANWGAKYDTFGNKLAWFGYKFHLAVDTASELPVALDVTPANVFDGEMAAPLLEHVVTTHGWKIDFVMMDAGYDQVKNYETVRQYGAQAIIAMNKRGEKEPPEGIASDGTPRCTMGYDMVYWGADGDRLKFRCPHAVGKVDCPLGIATCSESNYGMVVKKRITEDIRRYCAPHRGTQNWKLLYNERTAVERCNARLKTNLTANDVHVRGIRKVKTHMFLNAIVLLASALAVNHIERHKKTA
- a CDS encoding uroporphyrinogen-III synthase produces the protein MKLEGKRIVVAADRRSDEITALVEKLGGEAVLRPLQGTSYTDEALVVRELEELLDTGADWVIFTTGVGAQKVWDIAQRCGRLEALRAFLQTVQIAARGRKTTKFLVDHGIEPDARDDDGTTYGVLRALEPFDVAGKRVVVQLHGDLPKSLDTWCVEQRANVSFIHAYTYLPPEADVLEALLMDIVHRRVDAVTFTSAQQVRFLFDYAAKENQVDAVVAGFDEVVATAVGKVTAESLRENGVQRIVAPEEERMGAMIVALMRYFEGESLK
- the menC gene encoding o-succinylbenzoate synthase, with product MKRCTLHRLRMPLRQPTRTSYGVHTGRDLIIVELETTAGARGVAECVAMREPTYTEETVETAWHVLRDFLVGRLRGQVFHSVAHLDRFADSLLAIRGNAMARAGLEMAVWDAFAAETETPLYQLLGGQERDVPVGISLGMEDSVDALVERAQAANRAGYQRIKLKVAPGEDLLPLRALRDALPDLPLMADANSAYQDAPESTFAELDELSLMMIEQPLSPDDLVDHARLQHRIQTPICLDESIRSAADVRRAAEIGACGVINLKPGRVGGFTQSRRAHDQACAHGLGLWCGGMYETGIGRLHNIALCSLPGFQLPTDVGPSDRYFVEDIVQPPVRFSRPGFLRVEAMCGVAERVDWRSLQRYTVHSEHIDF
- the ftsE gene encoding cell division ATP-binding protein FtsE; this encodes MIEMQDVWKEYPNGTSALNGISVHIQKGEFVYVVGPSGAGKSTFIKLMYREVRPTKGHIFVNGFNIERLKDRKIPLLRRSIGVVFQDFKLLPKLTAAENVAFALEVIGLSQRQIRRRVEDVLTQVGLEDKMDMLPSQLSGGEQQRVAVARSLANNPAVIIADEPTGNLDPDTSWGIMRLFQRINDRGTTIVMATHNRDIVNSLRRRVIAIEQGIIVRDEQKGLYGYDE